A window of the Barnesiella propionica genome harbors these coding sequences:
- a CDS encoding C40 family peptidase — translation MVKNIEKNKEFSCFIVIFGTQSSMRKIMKRFRNGNLYIILSLLVLITSSCSSSRRLQNKEYEILSQKIGVRLDAHDDIRLYRECASWLGSPYKYGGNTPRGTDCSGMVSHIYNKIYNIKLHRSSEGIMKMNCRKISRSRLREGDLVFFKTKSKNNKINHVGIYLKDGFFIHASTSKGVIISNLDDNYYRRTWVCGGKVKGR, via the coding sequence ATGGTAAAGAATATAGAGAAGAATAAAGAATTTTCCTGTTTTATTGTTATATTTGGAACACAATCATCTATGCGTAAAATTATGAAGCGGTTTCGTAATGGAAATTTATATATTATTCTTTCGCTTTTAGTGCTCATTACGAGTAGTTGTTCTTCTTCCCGCCGTTTACAGAATAAAGAATATGAAATTTTATCGCAGAAAATAGGAGTTCGTCTCGATGCACACGATGATATTCGTTTGTATCGCGAATGTGCCTCGTGGCTGGGCAGCCCTTATAAATACGGAGGTAATACGCCTCGTGGAACAGATTGTTCGGGAATGGTCAGCCATATCTATAACAAGATATACAACATAAAATTACATCGTTCCTCCGAAGGAATTATGAAAATGAATTGCCGTAAAATCTCCCGTTCCAGATTACGGGAAGGGGATCTCGTTTTTTTCAAAACAAAATCTAAAAATAATAAGATAAATCATGTAGGTATCTATTTGAAAGACGGATTTTTCATACATGCGTCTACTTCCAAAGGTGTGATAATAAGTAATCTGGATGATAATTATTATAGACGTACCTGGGTATGTGGAGGAAAGGTAAAAGGAAGGTGA
- a CDS encoding pyruvoyl-dependent arginine decarboxylase — MTNEYRGTRYPVFGFITGGKGVLNDGIPPQPYETFAYDLALLEASIENFNVIPYTSVLPPELRGNLVTITDTVNRKFPYLPYHPELTEQFHHGAVLEAIIAGHGANYTEHKAIATGIGIVWAKNKGKFIGGFAAEYVQLYDSIINDDIARAEAHMWLNKSLDHELTIRGLEQEGEKDMFHNFLNIPENNPFGYCLTCIGFLNFKYAPPISQTEKM; from the coding sequence ATGACAAATGAATACAGAGGAACCCGTTATCCTGTTTTCGGATTTATTACCGGGGGAAAAGGAGTATTAAACGATGGTATACCACCTCAGCCGTACGAAACTTTCGCTTATGACCTGGCTTTACTGGAAGCTTCCATTGAGAACTTCAACGTAATTCCATATACTTCTGTTCTTCCTCCCGAACTCCGGGGAAACCTGGTGACCATAACTGACACGGTAAACAGAAAATTTCCTTATTTACCCTACCATCCCGAACTTACCGAACAATTCCACCACGGAGCAGTCCTCGAGGCAATCATAGCCGGACATGGGGCCAACTATACTGAACATAAAGCGATTGCGACCGGAATAGGCATAGTATGGGCAAAAAACAAAGGAAAATTCATCGGAGGCTTTGCAGCAGAATATGTACAGTTATACGATTCTATTATCAACGACGATATAGCCCGGGCTGAAGCTCATATGTGGCTGAACAAGTCCTTGGATCACGAACTTACTATCAGAGGGCTGGAACAGGAAGGAGAAAAGGATATGTTCCATAATTTCCTGAATATTCCTGAAAACAATCCTTTCGGGTATTGCTTAACTTGTATAGGTTTTCTGAATTTCAAATATGCGCCTCCCATAAGCCAGACCGAAAAGATGTGA
- a CDS encoding acyltransferase — protein MTQPSHNIAIGSLKRENIGWIDLLRVIACFLVVFSHCCDPFVAQFDNDRNSFLTGTFSGSLVRACVPLFVMMTGVLLLPVLTDMKTFYKKRIVRIVIPLIFWSVTLPVLYYIYLNYIGTTQSPSISMENFTLPATLNKIYTFIFNFNYDTTPLWYLYMLVGLYLIMPILSAWLKQAPRQDIKLFLIIWGISLILPYIKMAAPVLGYTGNFGNMGLFGICDWNDYGTFYYVSGFIGYLVLAYYLVKYPLNWNWKKTLSITIPLFLTGYLITSLGYILTQEYFPGNYANLEIVWYFAGINVFMMTFSVFVIIQKLNIPSSQNLSNLASMTFGIYLCHFIFVQISYDIFGYIPTVPVIIRIIGMACISFLISYIVVRFMNSFTITKRFIK, from the coding sequence ATGACACAACCATCTCACAACATTGCTATTGGCTCTTTAAAAAGAGAAAACATCGGCTGGATAGACTTATTACGCGTTATTGCCTGTTTTTTAGTCGTCTTTTCCCACTGTTGCGACCCTTTTGTAGCGCAATTCGATAATGACAGAAATTCATTTCTTACCGGAACATTTTCAGGAAGTCTAGTAAGGGCTTGCGTTCCTTTATTCGTCATGATGACAGGAGTATTATTATTGCCTGTACTTACGGATATGAAAACATTTTACAAAAAACGTATTGTACGTATAGTTATTCCCCTTATTTTCTGGTCGGTAACTTTACCTGTCCTGTATTATATTTACCTGAATTATATCGGCACGACGCAAAGTCCTTCTATTTCAATGGAAAACTTCACCCTGCCAGCTACTCTAAATAAAATATACACATTTATATTCAATTTCAATTATGACACCACCCCTTTGTGGTATCTTTATATGCTGGTGGGGCTATACCTCATTATGCCCATCCTGAGTGCATGGCTTAAACAAGCTCCGCGCCAGGACATAAAATTATTTCTTATCATATGGGGGATTTCCCTTATACTTCCGTATATAAAAATGGCAGCCCCGGTATTAGGATACACCGGAAATTTCGGAAATATGGGATTATTCGGTATATGCGACTGGAATGACTACGGCACGTTCTATTACGTATCAGGATTCATCGGTTACCTGGTGTTGGCTTATTATCTGGTAAAATATCCGTTAAACTGGAACTGGAAAAAAACATTATCTATTACCATACCTTTGTTCCTGACGGGTTATTTAATCACTTCTCTCGGATATATTCTGACCCAGGAATATTTTCCGGGAAATTACGCAAATCTGGAAATCGTATGGTATTTCGCCGGTATCAACGTATTTATGATGACATTCTCGGTTTTCGTTATTATACAAAAACTGAACATACCTTCTTCACAAAATTTATCAAATCTGGCTTCCATGACTTTCGGCATATATCTGTGCCACTTCATATTCGTACAAATTTCTTATGACATTTTCGGATATATTCCCACAGTTCCCGTCATCATACGTATAATAGGTATGGCTTGTATATCTTTCCTGATAAGCTATATAGTGGTACGATTTATGAATTCATTCACAATAACAAAACGATTTATCAAATAA